A single region of the Coregonus clupeaformis isolate EN_2021a unplaced genomic scaffold, ASM2061545v1 scaf1190, whole genome shotgun sequence genome encodes:
- the LOC121534248 gene encoding zinc finger protein 501-like translates to MEIEKEHKETEVKEELEEREVKEEEENRDVSAPDLEEEVDSISDPGECSNPDSDSEPSSTASGNHKQHRQRNSRQKHHHCMDCFTSFYEPEELRRHTCRPHPCSDCRGSFICPTHLIPHKKTIKRKKAYPCGQCGKSFQAPSKLKKHQITHTGEKPFHCSVCGKSFPLSQTLNRHQLIHTGEKPIHCSQCGKGFRRPDSLKNHLRIHSGEKPFHCSQCGKCFSHSNYLKTHQRTHTGEKPYHCSQCGKSFNQSSDLKIHQRTHTGEKPHECFQCGKSFSHSSYLKTHQRTHTGEKPYHCSQCGKSFNQSSDLKTHQRTHTGEKPYHCSQCGKRFSQFSSLKTHQLTHTEEKSYHCSQCGKVFSLLHHLNRHQLTHTGEKAHQCSQCGKSFSQSSNLKTHQLKYHSPDTGQSSVALEESQLQTTEVKHM, encoded by the exons ATGGAGATTGAAAAGGAACATAAGGAGACAGAAGTCAAAgaagagctggaggagagagaagtcaaagaagaggaggagaacaggGATGTGTCTGCTCCAGATCTAGAGGAAGAAGTAGATAGTATCAGTGACCCAG GAGAGTGCTCCAACCCAGATTCAGACAGTGAGCCCAGTTCCACAGCATCAGGAAACCATAAACAACACAGACAGAGGAACTCAAGACAGAAACATCACCACTGCATGGACTGCTTCACTAGTTTCTATGAGCCAGAAGAGTTGAGAAGGCACACTTGTAGGCCACACCCCTGCTCAGATTGCAGAGGCAGTTTCATTTGTCCTACTCACCTCATACCACACAAAAAGACTATCAAAAGAAAGAAGGCTTACCCCTGTggtcaatgtgggaagagttttcaGGCACCAAGCAAACTAAAGAAACACCAGataactcacacaggagagaagcctttccactgctcTGTTTGTGGGAAGAGTTTCCCTCTTTCACAGACCTTAAATAGACACCAGCTgatccacacaggagagaagcccatCCACTGCTCCCAATGTGGGAAGGGCTTTAGGCGGCCAGATTCCCTGAAAAATCATCTTAGAATACACtctggagaaaagcctttccactgTTCTCAATGTGGGAAATGTTTCAGTCATTCAAACTACTTAAAGACACACCAGcgaactcacacaggagagaagccttaccactgctcccaatgtgggaagagtttcaatcAGTCTTCAGATCTAAAGATACACCAGCGAactcacactggagagaagcctcatGAATGCtttcagtgtggaaagagttttagtcATTCAAGCTACTTAAAGACACACCAGcgaactcacacaggagagaagccttaccactgctcccaatgtgggaagagtttcaatcAGTCTTCAGATTTAAAGACTCACCAGcgaactcacacaggagagaagccttaccactgctcccaatgtgggaagcgtttcagtcagttttctagTCTGAAGACACACCAGCTAACTCACACAGAAGAGAAGTcgtaccactgctcccagtgtggaaaggttTTCAGTCTGTTGCACCACCTAAATAGACACCAGCTAACTCACACAGGAGAAAAGGCTCACCAATGCTCTCAATGTGGGAAAAGTTTCAGTCAATCATCAAATCTGAAGACACACCAGTTAAAGTATCACAGCCCTGACACCGGACAGAGTTCTGTCGCTTTAGAAGAAAGTCAACTTCAAACCACAGAAGTAAAACACATGTAA